The following proteins come from a genomic window of Mucinivorans hirudinis:
- a CDS encoding Excinuclease ABC subunit A (paralog in greater Bacteroides group), producing MEIYIKGARVHNLKNIELRIPHNKLVVITGLSGSGKSTLAFDTIFAEGQRRYVESLSAYARQFLGRIEKPDVDIITGIAPAIAVEQKVNTRNPRSTVGTSTEIYEYLRLLFARIGHTFSPVSGTEVKAHSTDDVVAFAMTLVEGSRVMVVAPLVLAQGQGVIEKLTLLLRDGYQRILVDGVLSEIEDAIASVEGKQIDILIDRLVIEEGAEARLFDSAQKAFNLGEGVCEIIDVLNNEKRSFSNRFELDGITFERPFEHLFSFNNPLGACPVCEGYGKVVGIDEELVIPDKSKSLYDDAIVAWRGETMREWKQAMLGGALVSGLPIHTPYYELTREQKLLLWTGNDHFEGLNQFFKYLDSERYKIQYRVMLSRYTGKSVCSECNGGRLRKEATWVKIGGRTIVELARMPIDDLQRFFAELKLDDYDKNLSGRIFKEITNRLQYLSDVGLGYLTLDRQSSTLSGGESQRINLATSLGSSLVGSLYILDEPSIGLHPRDTERLIKVLKQLRDLGNTVIVVEHEEEVIRAADLLIDIGPEAGIYGGEVVFNGTIAELPSVADKSLTAQYLLGMRKIELPTRTRKSLSKITIKGARQNNLKNIDVSIPLGVITCITGVSGSGKSSLVGDILYPALHRHLMESGSRPGDFDSLGGDLHKIKYVELVDQNPIGKSLRSNPVTYIKAYDDIRRLYSDLKPARQRGYDPSSFSFNIAGGRCEECKGEGIIRVSMQFMADVEMVCEQCNGHRFKEEILEIKYRDKTIFDVLEMSVDEAVEFFGTEKERINNRIVEKLKVLQDVGLGYVKLGQSSSTLSGGESQRVKLATFLLRENSSEHILFIFDEPTTGLHFHDINKLLKSFNALVSKGHTIVIVEHNVDVIKCADWVIDLGADGGEQGGHLVFEGTPRDLLKCKASYTAKYLKEKMK from the coding sequence ATGGAAATTTATATTAAGGGTGCACGCGTTCATAATCTCAAAAATATTGAACTACGAATTCCGCATAACAAGTTAGTGGTGATTACAGGGCTATCCGGTTCGGGTAAATCGACTCTAGCTTTCGATACGATTTTTGCAGAGGGGCAGCGGCGTTATGTCGAGAGCCTTTCTGCTTATGCACGTCAGTTTTTGGGACGAATCGAGAAGCCGGACGTAGATATTATCACTGGTATAGCGCCTGCTATTGCAGTAGAGCAAAAGGTTAATACGCGTAATCCTCGTTCGACAGTTGGCACATCAACAGAGATTTACGAATATCTACGCCTGCTTTTTGCACGTATAGGGCATACTTTCTCGCCCGTGAGCGGAACAGAGGTTAAGGCGCATTCTACGGATGACGTAGTTGCTTTTGCGATGACTCTGGTAGAGGGTAGCCGTGTGATGGTTGTCGCTCCATTGGTACTGGCTCAGGGACAGGGTGTTATCGAAAAACTGACGCTGCTATTAAGAGATGGATATCAACGAATTTTGGTTGATGGTGTGTTGAGCGAAATAGAAGATGCGATTGCCTCTGTTGAGGGTAAGCAGATTGATATTCTTATAGATAGATTAGTTATTGAAGAGGGTGCAGAGGCGCGTTTGTTCGACTCGGCTCAAAAAGCATTTAATTTGGGAGAGGGAGTGTGTGAGATTATTGACGTTTTGAATAATGAAAAACGTTCATTTTCAAATCGTTTTGAGTTAGACGGCATAACTTTTGAACGCCCCTTCGAGCACCTTTTCAGCTTCAATAATCCGCTCGGTGCTTGCCCTGTTTGTGAGGGCTACGGAAAGGTAGTTGGCATTGATGAAGAGTTAGTTATCCCCGATAAGAGTAAATCTTTGTACGATGATGCAATTGTGGCGTGGCGCGGCGAGACTATGCGCGAATGGAAGCAGGCGATGCTTGGTGGTGCGCTGGTGAGTGGTTTGCCGATTCATACGCCATATTATGAGCTTACTCGCGAACAAAAACTACTGCTTTGGACAGGCAACGACCACTTCGAGGGGCTAAATCAATTTTTCAAATATCTTGATAGTGAGCGATATAAAATCCAGTATCGCGTGATGCTTTCGCGCTATACGGGCAAAAGCGTCTGTTCGGAGTGTAATGGCGGACGTTTGCGCAAGGAGGCAACGTGGGTTAAGATTGGCGGGCGAACGATTGTGGAGTTAGCTCGGATGCCTATCGACGATTTGCAGCGATTTTTTGCGGAGTTGAAGCTTGATGACTATGATAAGAATTTGAGTGGCAGGATTTTCAAGGAGATTACCAATCGTCTGCAATATCTCTCGGATGTTGGTTTGGGCTATTTAACGCTCGACCGTCAGAGTTCTACGCTTAGTGGTGGTGAGAGTCAGCGTATTAACCTTGCAACATCGCTTGGCAGTTCGTTGGTTGGTTCGCTCTATATTTTGGACGAGCCGAGCATAGGACTCCACCCGCGCGATACGGAGCGATTAATCAAGGTGCTCAAACAGTTGCGTGATTTGGGAAATACCGTTATCGTCGTTGAGCACGAGGAAGAGGTTATCCGTGCAGCTGATCTGCTAATTGATATTGGACCAGAGGCGGGGATTTATGGCGGTGAAGTTGTTTTCAATGGCACAATCGCCGAGTTGCCCTCCGTTGCCGATAAGAGTCTCACGGCGCAATATCTGCTTGGTATGCGTAAAATCGAGTTGCCCACACGAACGCGCAAGTCTCTGAGTAAGATAACTATAAAAGGTGCACGCCAAAATAACCTCAAAAACATTGATGTCTCCATTCCGTTGGGCGTAATCACCTGTATTACAGGAGTTAGTGGTAGCGGAAAGTCATCTTTGGTTGGTGATATTCTCTATCCTGCCTTGCACCGCCATTTGATGGAGAGTGGCAGTCGTCCCGGCGATTTCGATTCTCTCGGTGGTGATTTACACAAGATTAAGTACGTGGAGTTGGTAGACCAAAATCCGATTGGTAAATCGCTGCGTTCCAATCCTGTAACCTATATTAAGGCTTACGATGATATTCGCCGCCTCTACTCAGATTTGAAACCGGCGCGCCAACGAGGTTACGACCCTTCGTCATTTAGTTTTAATATTGCCGGGGGACGTTGCGAAGAGTGTAAGGGTGAGGGTATTATACGTGTTTCAATGCAGTTTATGGCTGATGTAGAGATGGTTTGTGAGCAGTGTAATGGACATCGGTTCAAGGAAGAGATTTTGGAGATAAAATATCGCGATAAGACGATTTTTGATGTTTTGGAGATGAGTGTGGACGAGGCAGTTGAGTTTTTTGGTACTGAAAAAGAACGCATTAATAATAGAATTGTCGAAAAGTTAAAGGTTTTGCAGGATGTGGGTCTTGGTTATGTCAAGCTCGGACAATCCTCATCGACTCTCAGCGGTGGTGAAAGTCAGCGTGTTAAGCTCGCAACATTTTTATTGAGAGAGAATAGCTCCGAACACATATTATTTATCTTTGACGAACCGACAACGGGGCTGCATTTTCACGATATAAATAAACTGCTGAAATCATTTAACGCACTGGTTTCCAAGGGTCATACCATTGTCATTGTGGAGCACAATGTTGATGTGATAAAGTGTGCCGACTGGGTAATAGACCTCGGAGCAGATGGCGGTGAACAGGGCGGGCACCTTGTTTTTGAGGGT
- a CDS encoding Aspartate carbamoyltransferase regulatory chain (PyrI) — protein sequence MENNKYLEVRAIENGTVIDHIPSSSLFKVIKLLNLENAENQITFGMNLNSKRLNKKAIIKISDMYCADKEISYLALVAPMARINIIRDYEVVGKRQIEAPQEVDGLVRCANPMCITNHEPVITHFTVSERNGELALRCRYCEKITSQEQIEIIR from the coding sequence ATGGAGAACAATAAATATTTGGAAGTACGTGCTATTGAGAATGGCACGGTCATTGACCATATACCATCGTCGAGCCTTTTTAAGGTTATCAAATTGCTCAATCTTGAGAATGCTGAAAATCAAATTACCTTCGGTATGAACTTGAATAGCAAGAGGTTGAATAAGAAGGCTATAATAAAAATCTCAGATATGTATTGTGCCGACAAGGAAATTAGCTACCTTGCGTTAGTTGCTCCTATGGCACGCATTAATATCATACGGGATTATGAGGTGGTAGGCAAGCGTCAGATTGAGGCGCCCCAAGAGGTGGATGGTTTGGTGCGTTGTGCCAATCCTATGTGCATAACCAATCACGAGCCTGTTATTACACATTTCACTGTCAGTGAGCGCAATGGTGAACTGGCGCTACGTTGTCGTTACTGCGAAAAAATTACTTCGCAGGAGCAGATAGAGATAATTAGATAG